A genomic stretch from Actinomadura rubteroloni includes:
- the fabD gene encoding ACP S-malonyltransferase: MTDLPIVFMFSGQGSQYYQMGRELYGENAVFRAALRRFDAVAADELGASVLDRVYEAGRRKDEPFTDTRFTHPAIVMVELALAETLRSAGVEPDYVLGYSLGEYAAAVVSGALDGADCLRLLVRQADALRASPPGGMLAVLAAPEVFDRVPALRECEVAARNAPGHFVVAGPLRVVDRVQAALRDAEVLHQRIPVEYGYHSHLMDHAVGAGEAAFADVAFAAPRVPWISSVDGLPVGRPSAEHFRRVARLPVEFELTMAAMRDRGDFHYFDLGPAGTLHNFVRGNLPPETRSRSLPFLNPFGHDPGPLARARAAAARRSRRKAHSVKVYGFPGQGSQRRGMGEGLFERYPEETAIADRVLGYSIAELCLTDPLRRLGRTEFTQPALYVVGALSFLERTAQDPVPADYLIGHSLGEYVALFAAGVFDFETGLRLVQRRGALMSAVEGGGMAAVVGTDEATVVRVLAESRIDDVDVANHNALDQFVLSGPADRIDAVRAAFEAAGARAVRLNVSAPFHSRHMAAVAGEFGGFLDGFTFRPPAVPVLANTDAQPYGPGEVKDTLTRQITAPVRWTETVRRLMGHGDFEFVELGPGTVLTKLVSRIKAAAEPLPAPTTRPTSAPASAQAGDLGAADLGARSFRERYGLRLAYLAGSLYGGISGPEMLRSLAKTGLLGFLGAGGQSPTEVDRQLRDLAGDPKTFGVNLLYRHTAPEEESAMVDLLLRHGVDLVEASGFPLMTPALVRFRLKGGRIIAKVARTDVAAEFLAPPPDHLVARLLASGEVTEDEARRAADRPMADDLCVEASGGWLTGTGDMPSLLPAVLRLRDRLARPGHRVHVGYSGGVGTPEAAAAAFLLGADFVLAGSVNQCSVEAATSPEVKDLLRKAREFDVAPAPFGEMLEFETQANYLKHGLFFPVRATKLRDLWRRHSSIDDLDEATRTQIFDRFLADEPRPLTSTDPKADLANLFRTYFDRAFRLAITGDQRSKVDYLIHCGPAMGAFNQAVEGTDLSPWQSRTVEAIADYLMTEAATYLNTRLKSFPNPS; encoded by the coding sequence GTGACCGATCTGCCGATCGTCTTCATGTTCTCCGGCCAGGGCTCGCAGTACTACCAGATGGGCCGGGAACTCTACGGGGAGAACGCGGTGTTCCGGGCGGCGCTGCGCCGCTTCGACGCCGTGGCCGCCGACGAACTCGGCGCGTCCGTCCTCGACCGCGTCTACGAGGCGGGACGGCGCAAGGACGAGCCCTTCACCGACACCCGCTTCACCCATCCGGCGATCGTGATGGTCGAACTCGCCCTGGCCGAGACGCTGCGGTCCGCGGGCGTCGAACCCGACTACGTCCTCGGGTACAGCCTCGGCGAGTACGCCGCCGCGGTCGTGTCGGGGGCTCTGGACGGCGCGGACTGCCTGCGCCTGCTCGTCCGGCAGGCCGACGCGCTGCGGGCGAGCCCGCCCGGCGGCATGCTCGCCGTCCTCGCCGCGCCCGAGGTGTTCGACCGGGTGCCGGCGCTGCGCGAGTGCGAGGTGGCCGCCCGGAACGCGCCGGGCCACTTCGTCGTCGCCGGCCCGCTGCGGGTCGTCGACCGCGTGCAGGCGGCGCTGCGCGACGCCGAGGTCCTGCACCAGCGGATCCCGGTGGAGTACGGCTACCACTCCCACCTCATGGACCACGCGGTCGGCGCGGGCGAGGCCGCGTTCGCGGACGTCGCGTTCGCGGCGCCGCGCGTCCCGTGGATCTCCTCGGTGGACGGCCTGCCGGTCGGCCGGCCGTCCGCCGAGCACTTCCGGCGGGTGGCCCGGCTGCCCGTCGAGTTCGAGCTGACGATGGCGGCCATGCGCGACCGCGGCGACTTCCACTACTTCGACCTCGGTCCGGCGGGCACGCTGCACAACTTCGTCCGCGGCAACCTCCCCCCGGAGACCCGGTCGCGGTCCCTGCCGTTTCTCAACCCGTTCGGCCACGACCCGGGCCCGCTGGCCCGGGCCCGGGCCGCCGCCGCCCGGCGGTCACGAAGGAAGGCGCACTCAGTGAAGGTCTACGGTTTCCCCGGTCAGGGATCGCAGCGGCGCGGGATGGGCGAAGGCCTCTTCGAGCGGTACCCGGAGGAGACCGCGATCGCCGACCGGGTGCTCGGCTACTCGATCGCGGAGCTGTGCCTGACCGACCCGCTGCGCAGGCTCGGCCGCACCGAGTTCACCCAGCCCGCCCTGTACGTGGTCGGCGCCCTGTCGTTCCTCGAACGGACGGCCCAGGACCCCGTCCCGGCCGACTACCTGATCGGCCACAGCCTGGGCGAGTACGTCGCGCTGTTCGCCGCCGGGGTCTTCGACTTCGAGACCGGGCTCCGCCTGGTGCAGCGGCGCGGCGCGCTGATGTCCGCCGTCGAGGGCGGCGGGATGGCGGCCGTCGTCGGAACCGACGAGGCGACGGTCGTCCGGGTCCTCGCCGAGTCGCGCATCGACGACGTGGACGTCGCCAACCACAACGCCCTCGACCAGTTCGTCCTGTCCGGGCCTGCGGACCGGATCGACGCCGTCCGCGCCGCCTTCGAGGCCGCGGGCGCGCGGGCCGTCCGCCTGAACGTGAGCGCGCCGTTCCACTCCCGGCACATGGCGGCCGTCGCCGGGGAGTTCGGCGGGTTCCTGGACGGCTTCACCTTCCGTCCGCCCGCCGTCCCGGTGCTGGCGAACACCGACGCGCAGCCCTACGGGCCCGGCGAGGTCAAGGACACGCTGACCCGCCAGATCACCGCACCCGTCCGCTGGACGGAGACCGTGCGACGCCTGATGGGCCACGGCGACTTCGAGTTCGTCGAACTAGGCCCCGGCACCGTCCTCACCAAGCTGGTGTCGCGCATCAAAGCCGCGGCCGAGCCGCTCCCCGCACCCACGACCCGTCCCACGTCCGCCCCCGCGTCGGCCCAGGCAGGAGACCTAGGCGCCGCCGACCTAGGCGCGCGAAGCTTCCGCGAACGGTACGGCCTCCGCCTCGCCTACCTGGCCGGTTCGCTGTACGGCGGCATCTCCGGCCCCGAGATGCTGCGTTCCCTCGCCAAAACAGGACTCCTCGGCTTCCTCGGAGCGGGCGGCCAGAGCCCCACCGAAGTGGACCGCCAGCTCCGCGACCTGGCCGGCGACCCCAAGACGTTCGGCGTCAACCTGCTGTACCGCCACACCGCTCCCGAGGAGGAGTCGGCGATGGTCGACCTGCTCCTGCGGCACGGCGTCGACCTGGTCGAGGCGTCCGGCTTCCCGCTGATGACCCCCGCCCTGGTCCGGTTCCGCCTCAAGGGCGGACGGATCATCGCGAAGGTCGCGCGCACCGACGTCGCCGCCGAATTCCTCGCCCCGCCGCCCGACCACCTGGTGGCGCGACTGCTCGCGTCCGGCGAGGTGACTGAGGACGAGGCGCGACGCGCAGCCGACCGACCCATGGCCGACGACCTGTGCGTCGAGGCGTCCGGCGGCTGGCTGACGGGCACGGGGGACATGCCGTCCCTGCTCCCGGCCGTCCTCCGGCTCCGCGACCGCCTGGCACGCCCCGGCCACCGCGTCCACGTCGGCTACTCCGGCGGCGTGGGCACCCCCGAAGCCGCCGCAGCGGCGTTCCTGCTCGGAGCCGACTTCGTGCTGGCAGGTTCGGTCAACCAGTGCTCGGTAGAGGCAGCCACCAGCCCCGAAGTAAAAGACCTGCTGCGAAAGGCCCGCGAGTTCGACGTCGCCCCCGCCCCCTTCGGCGAGATGCTGGAATTCGAAACACAGGCCAACTACCTCAAACACGGCCTGTTCTTCCCCGTCCGCGCGACGAAACTACGCGACCTCTGGCGCCGCCACTCCTCGATCGACGACCTAGACGAGGCGACCAGAACCCAGATCTTCGACCGCTTCCTAGCCGACGAACCCCGCCCCCTCACCAGCACCGACCCCAAAGCCGACCTGGCGAACCTGTTCCGCACCTACTTCGACCGAGCCTTCCGCCTAGCGATAACAGGCGACCAGCGATCCAAGGTCGACTACCTGATCCACTGCGGCCCCGCCATGGGCGCCTTCAACCAGGCCGTCGAAGGCACCGACCTGAGCCCCTGGCAATCCCGCACGGTAGAAGCGATCGCCGACTACCTCATGACAGAAGCCGCGACCTACCTGAACACCCGCCTGAAATCCTTCCCCAACCCGTCCTGA
- a CDS encoding type II toxin-antitoxin system VapC family toxin — protein MSAEQRVQGLLDTNIMILRSWIDPAELPDEMAISAITLAELSAGPHEVRRNEEQTVYDEHIERARRLDVLQRAENEFDPIPFDVEAARIYGRVCAAVVAAGRKPRRRIADLMIASVAIAEGLPLYTTNPQDFHGLEDLLAIVPVTRPDIPHESRRASGTS, from the coding sequence ATGAGCGCTGAACAGCGCGTGCAGGGGTTGCTCGATACCAACATCATGATTTTGCGCAGTTGGATCGACCCGGCGGAACTGCCCGACGAGATGGCGATCAGCGCGATCACGCTCGCCGAGTTGTCGGCCGGTCCGCATGAGGTTCGGCGCAATGAGGAACAGACGGTCTATGACGAGCACATTGAACGGGCCCGGCGCCTGGACGTGCTGCAGCGGGCCGAGAACGAGTTCGATCCGATTCCGTTCGACGTCGAGGCCGCCCGGATCTACGGGCGGGTGTGCGCGGCGGTGGTCGCGGCGGGCCGTAAACCGCGGCGTCGGATCGCGGACCTGATGATCGCCTCCGTCGCCATTGCCGAGGGGCTGCCTCTCTATACGACCAATCCGCAAGACTTCCACGGGCTTGAAGATCTGCTGGCCATCGTTCCCGTCACCAGGCCCGATATTCCGCACGAATCGCGACGCGCATCCGGGACGTCCTGA
- a CDS encoding type II toxin-antitoxin system prevent-host-death family antitoxin, protein MSAQPEVTQRDLRSRSKEIMDAVERGQAFTVTRDGHKIGELVPLRRRRRFVPRAEFAAMSANAPAIALEAFREDQDAVAEQELSDPYER, encoded by the coding sequence ATGAGCGCTCAGCCTGAGGTCACTCAGCGGGACCTGCGCAGCCGGTCCAAGGAGATCATGGACGCGGTCGAGCGCGGTCAGGCGTTCACCGTGACGCGCGACGGGCACAAGATCGGTGAGCTGGTTCCCTTGCGGCGTCGCCGCCGGTTCGTCCCGCGTGCCGAGTTCGCGGCCATGTCCGCCAACGCGCCGGCCATCGCCTTGGAGGCGTTCCGGGAGGACCAGGATGCGGTCGCCGAGCAGGAGCTGAGTGATCCCTATGAGCGCTGA